The Shewanella japonica genome has a window encoding:
- a CDS encoding beta-ketoacyl-ACP synthase, with translation MSHRVVITGIGGISALGQDWPTIAKRLQDKYNCVVTMTEWDKYPNLNTRLAAPITDFEQPKHYSRKKTRSMGRVSIMATRASEIALEDAGLLDDPIVSSGDMGIAYGSSTGSTDPIIGFGDMLKHGDMSGINATSYIRMMAHTTAVNVGVFFGLKGRVHTTSSACTSGSQAIGYAYEAIKFGLQKLMLAGGGEELCPTEAVVFDTLFATSTKNDSPTTTPRPFDRQRDGLVIGEGACTLVLEQLEHAEARGAKIYAELVGFGTNSDGLHITQPNAETMEVAIRLAIKDAAIAPEQVGYINAHGTATDRGDIAESQATYAVFGSHTPISSLKSYTGHTLGACGALEAWVSIEMMNANWFAPSLNLDEVDPECAPLDYIQGEIRSISTDYVMSNNFAFGGINTSLIFKRWQG, from the coding sequence ATGAGCCATAGAGTTGTTATCACAGGTATTGGCGGTATTTCAGCATTGGGCCAAGACTGGCCAACTATCGCTAAACGGCTACAAGATAAATACAACTGTGTGGTCACGATGACTGAGTGGGATAAATACCCTAATCTCAATACTCGTCTTGCCGCGCCAATAACCGATTTCGAGCAACCCAAGCATTACTCTCGGAAAAAAACCCGTTCCATGGGACGTGTCTCAATCATGGCAACGCGTGCCAGTGAAATTGCATTAGAAGATGCAGGCTTACTCGACGATCCGATTGTGTCATCAGGAGATATGGGCATCGCTTACGGCTCATCAACTGGCAGTACAGACCCCATTATTGGTTTTGGCGACATGCTGAAACATGGCGATATGTCCGGCATCAATGCCACTAGTTATATTCGTATGATGGCCCATACTACCGCAGTCAATGTCGGCGTATTTTTCGGCCTAAAAGGCCGAGTGCATACCACAAGTAGCGCTTGCACTTCAGGAAGCCAAGCAATTGGCTACGCCTATGAAGCCATTAAGTTTGGACTGCAAAAACTGATGCTTGCAGGTGGCGGTGAAGAACTTTGCCCAACAGAAGCTGTAGTATTTGATACTTTATTTGCCACCAGCACGAAAAATGACTCACCAACAACGACACCAAGACCATTTGATCGTCAGCGCGACGGTTTAGTTATTGGAGAAGGCGCTTGCACCTTAGTGCTTGAGCAGCTTGAACACGCTGAAGCCCGTGGCGCTAAAATTTACGCGGAGCTCGTTGGGTTTGGCACTAATTCAGACGGGTTGCATATCACTCAACCCAATGCAGAAACAATGGAAGTGGCGATTCGATTGGCTATAAAGGATGCAGCAATCGCACCTGAGCAAGTGGGTTATATCAATGCCCATGGCACTGCAACTGATCGAGGCGATATTGCAGAATCACAAGCAACTTACGCAGTATTTGGTTCACACACCCCGATATCATCATTGAAAAGCTATACAGGGCACACCTTAGGTGCATGCGGCGCACTCGAAGCTTGGGTCAGTATAGAAATGATGAATGCAAATTGGTTTGCACCCAGCTTAAACCTTGATGAAGTTGACCCTGAGTGTGCACCATTAGATTACATTCAAGGCGAAATTCGCTCTATCAGCACTGACTATGTCATGAGTAACAACTTCGCCTTTGGCGGGATTAATACTTCGCTTATTTTTAAACGTTGGCAGGGATAA
- a CDS encoding rhodanese-like domain-containing protein produces MVTASTTSISVNTKLTGAQATAICWELIKHGAMLIDVRNPDEFASGHLPQAINVPLTELPVWLDAHHVEQQFVVYCGAGIRAQKGCDIFESKGFNCAVNGGAMKDLLCCESLSQ; encoded by the coding sequence ATGGTCACGGCAAGCACAACTTCGATTTCGGTAAATACCAAGCTGACAGGGGCACAAGCCACTGCAATCTGTTGGGAGTTAATTAAGCATGGTGCAATGCTAATTGATGTACGAAACCCTGATGAATTTGCGAGTGGCCATTTACCACAAGCCATAAACGTGCCGTTAACTGAATTACCGGTTTGGCTTGATGCCCATCATGTAGAGCAGCAATTTGTCGTATATTGTGGCGCCGGGATAAGAGCGCAAAAGGGTTGCGATATATTCGAGTCTAAAGGGTTCAATTGTGCAGTAAATGGTGGAGCAATGAAGGACTTACTGTGCTGCGAATCTTTAAGTCAGTAA
- a CDS encoding 2OG-Fe(II) oxygenase: MSLSEDSRKALKTINALILDKRFSKADELLQPLVDLAIEEALLMKADLLLKQSPQIGLKYLFELCKGKVAGANFKAAFILYFHPEVGVDFRPYLFSAFKQGDHAAIIAAANLYLQQGVVAKASQILTKNRHISEVNQLTESLGLISDNEEALLDFNDIRRADLSKLTYESVAPEINLFYVDDFLTDFECLWLKNCALCELKRSMVVDGESGSNIVSNVRTGSVAQLAPTANDWVLLNIEMKIAAYFNIPIENGELSNVLKYEVGEEYKPHYDFFHPNDKGSEQALKDGGQRFKTVLIYLNDVEQGGDTHFPRLSKSVRSKQKRLVVFNNTDNSYGPLPLSLHQGMPVIKGEKWLYSKWLRVKPTSYLQCLQQLHVR, from the coding sequence ATGTCCTTAAGCGAAGATTCAAGAAAAGCATTAAAAACGATAAACGCTTTGATTCTAGATAAGCGTTTTTCAAAGGCAGATGAGTTGCTTCAACCTTTGGTTGATTTAGCTATCGAAGAAGCGTTATTGATGAAGGCTGACTTGTTGTTAAAGCAATCTCCACAAATAGGTTTAAAGTACCTTTTTGAACTGTGCAAAGGGAAGGTTGCTGGTGCTAATTTTAAAGCCGCTTTTATATTGTATTTTCACCCTGAGGTGGGAGTGGACTTCCGACCATATCTGTTTAGTGCCTTTAAACAAGGCGATCACGCGGCAATTATTGCTGCTGCAAATTTGTATTTACAACAGGGCGTTGTTGCTAAAGCTAGTCAGATTTTAACGAAGAATCGTCATATTTCAGAGGTGAATCAGTTAACTGAGTCACTTGGTTTAATTTCTGACAATGAAGAAGCGTTATTAGACTTTAATGATATCCGTAGGGCTGACCTTTCTAAGTTAACGTATGAATCGGTAGCGCCTGAGATTAACTTATTTTATGTTGATGACTTCTTAACTGACTTTGAGTGTTTGTGGCTAAAAAACTGCGCACTTTGCGAGCTTAAGCGCTCTATGGTTGTTGATGGCGAGAGTGGCTCAAATATTGTGAGTAATGTTAGAACGGGCTCTGTGGCTCAACTAGCGCCTACTGCGAATGATTGGGTGCTACTTAACATTGAGATGAAAATCGCTGCTTACTTCAACATCCCTATCGAAAACGGTGAGTTAAGTAATGTTCTTAAATATGAGGTTGGGGAAGAATATAAGCCACATTATGATTTTTTTCACCCAAACGATAAAGGCAGCGAACAAGCTTTAAAAGATGGCGGTCAACGATTCAAAACCGTTTTAATTTACCTTAATGATGTTGAGCAAGGGGGAGACACGCACTTTCCAAGGTTATCGAAATCGGTGCGATCAAAACAAAAACGGTTGGTTGTGTTTAATAATACCGACAATAGTTATGGGCCTTTACCCTTATCTTTACATCAAGGAATGCCTGTCATAAAAGGTGAGAAATGGCTTTACTCAAAATGGTTAAGAGTAAAGCCGACGTCCTACCTACAATGTTTACAACAATTACATGTACGTTAG
- a CDS encoding thioester dehydrase, whose translation MTEQQTKQIAPETLLSQDISAFVPHKAPMILVTRIIKHQPDSLTTEVEITEQSAYFSQQLNGVPNYVGIEYMAQSIAALAGVEAHLIEDKIRVGFLLGTRKLSMMQPTYLLNNTYQVDVTRLYQEASGLAVFDCQITLDNEIIASANVNVFQPQDTQAYINETLST comes from the coding sequence CTATCGCAAGATATATCAGCCTTTGTGCCTCATAAAGCACCGATGATATTAGTGACACGCATTATTAAACATCAACCTGATAGCCTCACCACTGAAGTTGAGATCACTGAGCAAAGCGCTTATTTCAGTCAACAATTGAATGGCGTCCCTAACTATGTTGGTATCGAATACATGGCGCAAAGTATTGCCGCATTAGCAGGCGTGGAAGCGCACCTTATTGAAGATAAAATTCGAGTCGGCTTTTTATTGGGCACCCGTAAACTGAGCATGATGCAGCCAACGTATCTGCTCAATAACACATATCAAGTTGATGTGACTCGTTTATATCAAGAAGCATCAGGACTTGCGGTGTTCGATTGTCAAATTACTCTTGATAATGAAATCATTGCCTCAGCCAATGTTAATGTATTTCAGCCTCAAGATACCCAAGCTTATATCAATGAAACCTTATCGACTTAG
- a CDS encoding 3-ketoacyl-ACP reductase FabG2, translated as MTTTNRVLVTGSSRGIGKAIALKLAAQDFNIAIHFHSNTAAAQQTQSEIQALGVEASLIQFDVADRQAAKLQIEADIEQHGAYYGVILNAGITKDTAFPAMTEDEWDSVIHTNLDGFYNVIQPTIMPMIQARKGGRIITMASVSGIAGNRGQVNYSASKAGLIGATKALSLELAKRKITVNCIAPGLIETDMVSDFPKDMVNQIVPMRRMGKVNEIAGLANFLMSEDAAYITRQVISVNGGMI; from the coding sequence ATGACAACAACAAATAGAGTCCTAGTGACAGGTTCAAGTCGTGGTATAGGTAAAGCCATCGCGCTCAAACTTGCAGCGCAAGACTTTAATATTGCCATCCATTTTCACAGTAACACTGCAGCGGCACAGCAAACTCAATCAGAAATCCAAGCCTTGGGTGTCGAAGCCAGTTTAATTCAATTTGATGTAGCAGACCGACAGGCTGCGAAGCTGCAAATTGAAGCTGATATTGAACAACATGGCGCTTATTACGGCGTGATTTTAAATGCAGGTATCACCAAAGATACTGCTTTCCCGGCAATGACAGAAGATGAATGGGACAGTGTTATTCACACCAACTTGGATGGATTTTATAATGTCATTCAGCCAACCATTATGCCAATGATCCAAGCTCGTAAAGGCGGTAGAATCATCACTATGGCATCAGTTTCTGGCATCGCTGGTAATCGAGGTCAAGTGAATTACAGCGCATCAAAAGCTGGACTTATCGGAGCGACAAAAGCACTGTCTTTGGAGCTTGCCAAACGCAAAATTACCGTCAACTGTATCGCACCAGGGTTAATTGAAACCGACATGGTTAGCGACTTCCCTAAGGACATGGTTAATCAAATCGTACCGATGCGCCGTATGGGTAAAGTGAATGAAATCGCCGGGCTCGCCAATTTCTTAATGTCTGAAGATGCAGCCTACATTACTCGCCAAGTGATTTCGGTCAATGGAGGCATGATATGA